Below is a window of Brassica napus cultivar Da-Ae chromosome A5, Da-Ae, whole genome shotgun sequence DNA.
GTTTTACACTGAGGAAGGGTGTCCTTATGGAGAAAGCTGTACTTTTATGCACGATGAGGCTTCCAGGAATAGAGAGAGCGTTGCCATTAGTTTAGGCCCTGGTGGTTCTAATAGCAACCTCCTAGTGCTTGGTGGAATTGGAATTCAGATTGTGAAGCCTTCAAACTGGAAGACAAGGATTTGCAATAAGTGGGAGATTACTGGTTATTGTCCCTTTGGTGCTAAGTGTCATTTTGCTCACGGAGCTGCAGGTATAAAACATTCTAGAATCTCTGTTTGCTTTATCGTAGAATGTAATTAAAAGATCATTGTACCCTTAAGCTCTAAGCTGAGTGCTATCATTTGCCAAGTCTATCCAAGTTTTAGAATTGCTGACCTTTAAGGAGTTCCAAAGTCGTCTACCTTTAAAGTTTTGAGTCTTTATGATTGGCAGAGTTGCATAGATTTGGTGGAGGACTTGTAGAAGGACAAGGCAAAGACGGCATATCGCCTAATCCAGACGTAAAGCAAACAGGACCAAACCCAAAAGGACATTCAGACACAACAACTACACTTTTATCTCCAGGACTTCCTCATCATTCAGACGCTGGTTACCACAGTGGAGTAGCATTGCAACGAGCTTCTAGTGCGGTTACGCAGAAGCCTGGGATCAGAACTCTTCAGAAATGGAAAGGACCGGGGAAAATCAGTCTGATATACGGTGATTGGATTGAAGATATTGAATGAAAGTTATCTTCTACTTGAACTCCAGTGATAAATGA
It encodes the following:
- the LOC106429564 gene encoding zinc finger CCCH domain-containing protein 12-like yields the protein MSHHRRDSGGDVVHVIPTNNPPPENWFPNVGDSAVWATEDDYNRVWAVNPDGENGPPNKKSRGSPSSSAASNRTKAIGKMFFKTKLCCKFRAGTCPYVTNCNFAHTVEELRRPPPNWQEIVAGTPTTVEQREEFQIPSTADESGRSFKGRHCKKFYTEEGCPYGESCTFMHDEASRNRESVAISLGPGGSNSNLLVLGGIGIQIVKPSNWKTRICNKWEITGYCPFGAKCHFAHGAAELHRFGGGLVEGQGKDGISPNPDVKQTGPNPKGHSDTTTTLLSPGLPHHSDAGYHSGVALQRASSAVTQKPGIRTLQKWKGPGKISLIYGDWIEDIE